A DNA window from Pyrus communis chromosome 3, drPyrComm1.1, whole genome shotgun sequence contains the following coding sequences:
- the LOC137728980 gene encoding E3 ubiquitin-protein ligase PRT1-like, whose protein sequence is MDESVHRMMEIADGGVQPEEEVSDSFLCCVCRDLLHKPIVLSCGHISCFWCVHRSMSRERQSYCLLCRHPYNYFPTICQMLHFLLLKKYPVAYRRRELQILEEEKILGSFSPQFDTHSSSSEASQCSNVLANSACRRCCENVKKIESSPRIQNSTNVPKEAHCGVCEGIGNVADEEKNSLLNMDCGSRIRISVADVLCAACEQLLFHPVVLNCGHVYCESCIVNPDEQMLTCKVCQSCHPSEFPKVCLELGCFLEEQFPKEYALRRDAVQFKQADLTHENRAGCTTKDGNKGEKLSWWSDPNSEIHPGCGCDSCGMYPIIGDRYKCIDCTEKMGFDLCSHCYNTRSKLPGRFNQQHTPEHRLEHVRIESIRNQLKLVTGRLDDRSLALLISNITSQASSEGLISAALSTVAQEEAENRLAAQAAVTNTGDEQDDSQPTLSFENQ, encoded by the exons ATGGACGAATCCGTTCACCGAATGATGGAAATCGCAGACGGCGGCGTTCAACCGGAGGAGGAAGTCTCCGACTCCTTCCTCTGCTGCGTTTGCCG GGATCTTCTGCACAAACCTATAGTGCTCT CTTGTGGGCACATTTCGTGTTTCTGGTGTGTGCATAGATCAATGAGCCGTGAGCGCCAATCTTATTGTCTGCTTTGTAGGCATCCGTATAATTACTTTCCGACGATCTGTCAAATGCTTCATTTTTTGCTGCTGAAGAAGTATCCTGTTGCCTATAGGAGAAGGGAATTGCAAATTCTCG AGGAAGAGAAGATACTTGGCTCCTTCTCGCCGCAGTTCGATACGCATTCAAGCAGCTCTGAAGCTAGTCAATGCTCCAATGTTCTGGCCAATTCTGCTTGTAGAAGATGTTGTGAAaatgtgaagaaaattgagtCCAGCCCACGTATTCAGAATAGTACGAATGTTCCTAAGGAAGCCCATTGTGGTGTTTGTGAGGGAATTGGGAATGTTGCTGACGAAGAAAAGAATTCCCTGTTAAATATGGATTGTGGGAGTCGGATCCGAATTTCAGTTGCTGATGTGCTATGTGCCGCATGCGAGCAACTATTGTTTCATCCTGTGGTTCTTAACTGTGGCCACG TATATTGTGAAAGTTGTATTGTCAACCCGGATGAACAGATGCTTACATGTAAAGTTTGTCAAAGTTGTCACCCGTCAGAATTTCCAAAAGTTTGTTTGGAGCTTGGCTGCTTTCTGGAGGAGCAATTTCCTAAAGAATATGCCCTGAGAAGAGATGCTGTGCAGTTTAAACAAGCAGATCTCACGCATGAGAACCGAGCTGGCT GTACGACAAAAGATGGTAACAAAGGAGAGAAGTTATCATGGTGGTCTGACCCTAACTCAGAGATTCACCCAGGATGTGGCTGTGATTCTTGTGGG ATGTATCCAATCATTGGCGATAGATACAAATGCATAGACTGTACCGAGAAAATGGGATTCGACCTTTGCAGCCATTGTTATAATACAAGGTCCAAGCTTCCAGGTCGCTTCAATCAACAGCATACACCAGAACACAGGCTTGAGCATGTACGCATAGAATCGATTCGTAATCAGTTAAAACTAGTGACAGGACGCTTAGATGATCGTTCTCTTGCTCTTCTCATCAGTAATATTACTTCACAAGCTTCATCAGAAGGACTCATTTCTGCCGCCTTATCTACCGTGGCTCAGGAGGAGGCCGAGAATAGATTAGCTGCCCAGGCTGCCGTCACTAATACTGGAGATGAACAAGATGATTCCCAACCCACTCTTTCATTTGAAAACCAGTAA